The nucleotide window GCAAGACCTGGTAGCTCCGGCCTTGGGTTTGCTGCACCCATACCTGAGGGAAACGCAGCCCCTGCAGGAATTCTCGGCTTAGACTACAGACCTCCGCTTAGGGTTGGCCATTACCACTTACCTTTTGTGGGCAAAAAGCGCCGGTAGACTGCTTCATTAACGGCCAGCTCCAAAGAATCATCGAGGGGTGGCAGTTCGACTTCGCCATAACGACGCTGCAGGGCCAGCCGGAGGAGGTAATCGGCCAAATGCGGGTTTTTACTCAATAGAGGCCCGTGAAGGTAGGTGCCGATAGCGTTCCGGTAGCGGGCCCCTTCCGTCTGGTCGGTACCGTTGTTGCCGTCGCCGTAAATTACCCGGCCCAGGGGCCGGGTACCTTGCAGGAAGGTGCGGCCGCCGTGGTTTTCAAAACCAATCACCGGCCAGTCCGTACCCAACTCCTCCACCTGGATGGCAATATTGCCCTTTAAGCGTTTGTTCCCGGCCTCGGTATAGGCGGCAAAAAGGCCTACGCCCGGTAACGTTTCTCCGGTGCTGGTGCGGTAATACTCCCCCAGCAGCTGGTAGCCGCCGCAGATGGCCAGGAGGGCCGCGCCTGCTTCCACC belongs to Moorella humiferrea and includes:
- a CDS encoding type 1 glutamine amidotransferase: MKLRLCHLYPELLNLYGDRGNVLILCRRAEWRGIAVEVTRISLGDKLDPKAYDLFFLGGGPDQEQGVASADLLAKGPWLKEAVEAGAALLAICGGYQLLGEYYRTSTGETLPGVGLFAAYTEAGNKRLKGNIAIQVEELGTDWPVIGFENHGGRTFLQGTRPLGRVIYGDGNNGTDQTEGARYRNAIGTYLHGPLLSKNPHLADYLLRLALQRRYGEVELPPLDDSLELAVNEAVYRRFLPTKGKW